The following are encoded together in the Streptomyces sp. NBC_00358 genome:
- a CDS encoding acyl-CoA synthetase, which produces MEYNLADLFESVVDVVPDREALVYIDQPGTGAERRLTYAQLDAAANRVAHHLVDSGIRPGEHLGLHLYNGVEYLQTVLACLKARIVPVNVNYRYVEDELAYLYQDADLAALVFDAEFDERVAAARPRAPRLRHLVRVGGPAPRAGTADAADAADAASVVDAVDFSDAEAAGSPGRGFPPRSADDQFIIYTGGTTGMPKGVMWRQEDLFFAGLGGGAPTGDPVAKPEELAERVAAGGAGITFFPTPPLMHGTSTLTAFIAFNFGQRVVLHRKFVPEEVLRTIETERVTSVSLVGDAMLRPLVDALNGPLKGTDCSALFSVSSSGAIMSDTVREQFQALVPNVMLLNNFGSSESGFNGTATADSGPERGFRIRVNARTQVVDPVTYEPVAVGEPGRVAQRGHVPLGYYNDPKKTAETFFRKGDERWVLLGDMATVDEEGIVIVLGRGSQCINTGGEKVYPEEVEQALKAHPDVYDALVAGVPDPKWGNQVAAVVQLREGAPMPSLADIQTHCRARLAGYKIPRRLVITEAIRRSPSGKADYRWAREVAAER; this is translated from the coding sequence GTGGAGTACAACCTTGCCGACCTGTTCGAGTCGGTCGTCGACGTGGTCCCGGACCGCGAGGCGCTCGTGTACATCGATCAACCGGGTACGGGCGCGGAGCGCCGCCTGACGTACGCGCAGCTCGACGCGGCCGCGAACCGCGTCGCACACCATCTGGTCGACAGCGGGATCCGCCCCGGTGAGCACCTCGGCCTCCACCTCTACAACGGCGTCGAGTACCTCCAGACGGTGCTGGCCTGCCTGAAGGCGCGCATCGTCCCGGTCAACGTCAACTACCGATACGTAGAAGATGAGTTGGCCTACCTCTATCAGGACGCCGACCTGGCCGCGCTGGTCTTCGACGCGGAGTTCGACGAACGGGTGGCGGCGGCACGGCCACGCGCCCCGCGGCTGCGGCATCTCGTCCGGGTGGGCGGGCCGGCGCCCCGAGCGGGCACGGCGGATGCGGCGGATGCGGCGGATGCGGCGAGCGTCGTGGACGCGGTCGACTTCTCCGACGCCGAGGCCGCCGGGTCACCCGGGCGCGGCTTCCCCCCGCGTTCCGCGGACGACCAGTTCATCATCTACACCGGTGGCACGACGGGGATGCCCAAGGGCGTGATGTGGCGGCAGGAGGACCTCTTCTTCGCCGGTCTCGGCGGGGGCGCCCCGACCGGCGATCCGGTCGCGAAGCCCGAGGAGCTCGCCGAGCGCGTCGCGGCGGGCGGCGCCGGGATCACCTTCTTCCCCACTCCCCCGCTGATGCACGGCACCTCGACGCTCACCGCCTTCATCGCCTTCAACTTCGGCCAACGCGTCGTGCTCCACCGCAAGTTCGTGCCCGAGGAGGTCCTGCGGACGATCGAGACGGAGAGGGTGACCAGCGTGTCGCTGGTCGGCGACGCGATGCTGCGGCCCCTCGTCGACGCACTGAACGGCCCTTTGAAGGGCACGGACTGCTCCGCCCTGTTCAGCGTGTCCTCGTCCGGCGCGATCATGTCGGACACCGTGCGCGAACAGTTCCAGGCGCTCGTCCCGAACGTGATGCTGCTCAACAACTTCGGCTCCTCGGAGTCCGGCTTCAACGGGACCGCGACGGCCGACTCCGGCCCCGAGCGCGGCTTCCGCATCCGTGTCAACGCCCGTACGCAGGTGGTGGATCCGGTGACGTACGAGCCGGTCGCGGTCGGCGAGCCCGGACGGGTCGCGCAGCGCGGCCATGTACCCCTCGGCTACTACAACGACCCCAAGAAGACCGCCGAGACGTTCTTCCGCAAGGGCGACGAGCGCTGGGTGCTCCTCGGCGACATGGCCACGGTCGACGAGGAGGGCATCGTCATCGTCCTCGGCCGGGGCTCGCAGTGCATCAACACCGGTGGCGAGAAGGTCTATCCCGAGGAGGTCGAACAGGCCCTCAAGGCGCATCCGGACGTGTACGACGCCCTGGTCGCCGGAGTGCCCGACCCGAAGTGGGGCAATCAGGTGGCGGCGGTCGTCCAACTCCGGGAGGGCGCGCCGATGCCGTCCCTCGCCGACATCCAGACGCACTGCCGCGCCCGCCTGGCGGGCTACAAGATCCCGCGCCGGCTGGTGATAACCGAAGCCATCCGGCGTTCCCCGAGCGGCAAGGCCGACTACCGGTGGGCTCGGGAGGTGGCGGCGGAGCGGTAG